In Acidisarcina polymorpha, the DNA window TTGGCTCTCCAACTTTAGCGGCCGCCCTGCCCAACACATCTTCCGGTTTCATCCCTGAGGCCCTCAGCTCTCTTATGCTGAGGGCATCGTGGCGTTTGGCCAGCCTTCGGCCATGCTCGTCGGTGATCAGCGGACAGTGAAACCAGGCAGGTTCGGGTAAACCTAACGCCCGGCAAACCAGGATCTGGCGCGCCGTCGCCTTTAATAGATCAGCCCCGCGAACGACTTCGGTGATCTTCATTGCAGCATCATCCACGGCTACCGCGAGTTGATAAGCAGGAACTCCGTCTTTTCGCCAAATAAGAAAGTCACCAAAATCTTCGCTTGCCACGAACCGCTGGCGGCCGAAGTGGCCATCGGAAAATTCGATTGCTTCGCCATCCCTGACCCGGAAGCGCCAGCTCAATCCCGTTAGCATCGCCTCGCCAAAGCCAGAGAATAAGATTCGACCAGCCGTCGCTCTGCATGTCCCCGGATAGAGCGGTTCCTCATCGTGCGGCGCCTGCGTCATCCGGGTAAGATCTTT includes these proteins:
- the gluQRS gene encoding tRNA glutamyl-Q(34) synthetase GluQRS, yielding MSDFLGYRGRLAPSPTGLLHLGHAATFWTAYQRALRSGGALVLRVDDLDPQRSKPEFAAAAVEDLDWLGIRWQEGPDVCGEYGPYLQSMRLPLYISALKELIEGGFVYPCRCSRKDLTRMTQAPHDEEPLYPGTCRATAGRILFSGFGEAMLTGLSWRFRVRDGEAIEFSDGHFGRQRFVASEDFGDFLIWRKDGVPAYQLAVAVDDAAMKITEVVRGADLLKATARQILVCRALGLPEPAWFHCPLITDEHGRRLAKRHDALSIRELRASGMKPEDVLGRAAAKVGEPNAHRGPDL